The Trinickia acidisoli genome includes a window with the following:
- a CDS encoding cupin domain-containing protein, with protein MYRHFTLIATPAACAAALFVSLTPSQAYAQAPAPELQPQIIDLRAMTDAQIGPLVPHVGTLRSKTLVATPDGTVAVQSGDVPKHTHQHSVEIQYVISGSGTFWLGDKPRHIHAGDLIIIPENTVHAGSVPIHGRFKVLSIKLPPQQPGDMQMAP; from the coding sequence ATGTACCGCCATTTCACCCTCATCGCCACCCCGGCGGCTTGTGCGGCCGCGCTGTTCGTTTCCCTGACGCCGAGTCAGGCCTACGCACAAGCTCCAGCGCCCGAGTTGCAGCCGCAGATCATCGACCTGCGCGCGATGACCGACGCGCAGATCGGTCCGCTCGTGCCGCACGTCGGCACGCTGCGCTCCAAGACGCTAGTGGCGACGCCCGACGGTACCGTGGCGGTCCAGTCCGGTGACGTGCCCAAGCACACTCACCAGCATTCGGTGGAGATCCAGTATGTCATCTCCGGCAGCGGCACCTTCTGGCTGGGCGATAAGCCGCGGCACATTCATGCCGGCGATCTGATCATCATTCCGGAGAACACCGTCCACGCCGGCTCGGTGCCGATTCACGGACGCTTCAAGGTGCTGTCGATCAAGCTCCCCCCGCAGCAGCCGGGGGACATGCAAATGGCGCCCTGA
- a CDS encoding (2Fe-2S)-binding protein: MTSQSTQSLFKPLASADAPVDIWFNDRPLSVPGGRSVAAALLAAGVSRFRATPVSGSPRAPYCMMGACFECLVEIDGVPSRQSCMVQVRAGMRIRSQEGARDLPPATANATEHVHGR, translated from the coding sequence ATGACTTCCCAATCGACTCAATCGCTGTTCAAACCGCTGGCCAGTGCCGATGCACCCGTCGACATTTGGTTCAACGATCGGCCGCTCTCCGTGCCGGGCGGACGCTCGGTCGCCGCCGCGCTACTGGCTGCCGGCGTCTCGCGGTTTCGGGCGACGCCGGTGTCGGGTTCGCCGCGCGCGCCCTACTGCATGATGGGAGCCTGCTTCGAGTGTCTCGTCGAAATCGACGGCGTGCCGAGCCGGCAGAGCTGCATGGTGCAGGTGCGCGCAGGCATGCGCATTCGTTCGCAGGAAGGCGCACGCGATCTCCCGCCGGCGACGGCCAACGCAACGGAGCACGTTCATGGCCGCTGA
- a CDS encoding MFS transporter, protein MKMTRMEVAGGNVASRLERLPVCSYHRVLFVVIALAFFFDNVDLATMTFVLGSIKSEFGLSSAQAGMLGSASFAGMALGALCSGAAADRFGRKPVFQISMIVWGVGSYLCSTATDATSLGIFRLVLGIGMGMELPIAQTMLSEFIPTKCRGRYLAMMDGNWPLAFICAGLLSYYVLDTHGWRTLFLIESMPAVFLFVVRRYVPESPRWLESRGRHGEAEAIVALIEQSVMSRLRMERLPEASSISIELRDEQGLKVLWSKAYRSRTLTVGSLWFLSLLGFYGLNTWLGALLQQSGLAVTKSVLFTLYISLGGVPGFIWAAWAVERWGRKLTCVMTLVGSAVMIFAFGRLSHHSPSPSTLIAAGALMQFFTFGMWAVLYTYTPELYPSRARASGCGFASFLGRIGALIGPTAIGLILPIWKSDGVFVFGALCFLLAALVVMRFGIETRGSTLESVSG, encoded by the coding sequence ATGAAGATGACAAGGATGGAAGTGGCCGGCGGCAACGTGGCTAGCCGGCTGGAACGATTACCCGTTTGCAGCTACCACCGCGTGCTGTTCGTCGTCATCGCGCTGGCATTTTTCTTCGACAACGTCGACCTGGCCACGATGACCTTCGTTCTCGGCTCCATCAAGAGCGAGTTCGGCCTGAGCAGTGCACAGGCCGGCATGTTGGGTAGCGCGAGCTTCGCGGGCATGGCGTTGGGCGCATTGTGTTCAGGGGCGGCTGCCGACCGGTTCGGTCGCAAGCCGGTGTTTCAGATCAGCATGATCGTGTGGGGCGTGGGCAGTTATCTTTGCTCGACCGCTACGGATGCGACCTCATTGGGTATCTTCCGGCTGGTGCTTGGTATCGGCATGGGCATGGAGCTTCCGATCGCGCAAACCATGCTATCGGAATTCATTCCGACAAAGTGCCGCGGCCGCTATCTCGCGATGATGGACGGAAATTGGCCGCTGGCGTTCATCTGCGCCGGACTGCTTTCCTACTATGTACTGGACACACACGGCTGGAGGACCTTGTTCCTGATCGAATCGATGCCGGCTGTCTTTCTCTTCGTCGTTCGTCGCTATGTTCCCGAATCGCCGCGGTGGCTTGAATCGCGAGGGCGTCATGGGGAAGCCGAGGCAATCGTCGCGCTGATCGAACAATCCGTGATGTCGCGGTTGAGGATGGAGCGTTTGCCGGAGGCCAGCTCGATTTCGATCGAACTGCGCGATGAACAAGGTCTCAAGGTGTTGTGGTCGAAGGCTTATCGCAGCAGAACGCTGACGGTCGGCTCACTGTGGTTCCTGTCGCTGCTTGGCTTCTATGGGCTCAATACCTGGCTCGGCGCACTGCTTCAACAATCAGGGCTCGCCGTGACGAAGTCGGTGCTGTTCACCCTCTATATATCGCTAGGCGGCGTGCCCGGCTTTATATGGGCCGCATGGGCGGTTGAACGATGGGGGCGCAAACTGACGTGCGTCATGACGCTGGTGGGCAGCGCGGTCATGATCTTCGCATTCGGCCGCCTTTCGCATCATAGTCCGAGCCCGTCGACGCTGATCGCGGCTGGCGCGTTGATGCAGTTCTTCACCTTTGGCATGTGGGCCGTGCTCTACACCTATACGCCCGAGTTGTACCCCTCTAGAGCGCGGGCTTCGGGATGCGGCTTCGCCTCATTCCTTGGCCGGATTGGCGCGTTGATCGGACCGACGGCGATCGGCCTGATTCTTCCCATCTGGAAGAGCGATGGCGTCTTTGTTTTTGGGGCACTGTGTTTTCTTTTGGCGGCGCTCGTGGTGATGCGCTTCGGGATCGAAACTCGCGGCAGCACGCTGGAGAGCGTGTCCGGTTAG
- a CDS encoding NAD(P)/FAD-dependent oxidoreductase → MTSKASMSADVLVIGGGLVGTALAYGLARDGARVTVLDEGDGGFRASRGNFGLVWIQGKGYGLTPYARWSRGSATRWPMLAEHLLDDTGIDVALRQPGGFHFCFSDAELAERHKRLSTLQQEIGDYPFELLDHREARERVPGLGPDVIGASYTPMDGHVNPLKLLRALHAGMQRRGVTLHSGARVERIESGKDGFTVQSRHGTHRAARLVLAAGLGNRTLAPLVGLDAPVAPNRGQVLVSERVEPFLRYPTLNVRQTDEGTVQFGDSMEQVGFNDFTTTPVLSEIARRGVRTFPMLRHVRLIRTWAALRIYSPDGFPIYEASRTHPGAFVVTCHSGVTLAAAHVLRLAPWIAGAPMPDELPAFSARRFAAFAESIPAH, encoded by the coding sequence ATGACATCCAAGGCGTCCATGAGCGCCGACGTGCTCGTGATCGGCGGCGGGCTGGTCGGCACCGCGCTCGCATACGGGCTCGCGCGCGACGGTGCGCGCGTCACCGTGCTCGACGAGGGAGACGGCGGCTTTCGCGCGTCGCGCGGCAATTTCGGCCTCGTCTGGATTCAGGGCAAGGGTTACGGCCTGACGCCTTATGCACGCTGGTCGCGCGGCTCGGCCACGCGCTGGCCGATGCTCGCCGAGCATCTGCTCGACGATACGGGTATCGACGTGGCGCTGCGGCAGCCCGGCGGCTTCCACTTCTGTTTCTCCGACGCGGAACTGGCCGAGCGCCATAAGCGCCTATCGACGCTGCAGCAAGAGATCGGCGACTACCCCTTCGAATTGCTCGACCATCGCGAAGCGCGCGAGCGAGTGCCGGGCCTCGGGCCGGACGTCATCGGCGCGAGCTACACGCCGATGGACGGCCACGTCAATCCGCTCAAGCTATTGCGCGCGCTGCATGCGGGCATGCAGCGGCGCGGTGTCACGTTGCATTCTGGAGCGCGCGTGGAGCGCATCGAATCGGGCAAAGACGGCTTCACGGTGCAAAGCCGGCACGGCACGCATCGCGCCGCGCGGCTCGTGCTCGCCGCGGGGCTCGGCAACCGGACGCTTGCACCGCTCGTCGGCCTCGATGCACCCGTCGCACCCAACCGCGGCCAGGTACTGGTGAGCGAGCGCGTCGAACCTTTTCTTCGCTACCCGACGCTCAACGTTCGGCAAACCGACGAGGGGACCGTTCAATTCGGCGACTCGATGGAACAGGTCGGCTTCAACGACTTCACCACCACGCCCGTGCTGAGCGAGATCGCCCGACGCGGCGTGCGCACGTTTCCGATGCTGCGCCACGTTCGACTCATACGAACGTGGGCGGCACTGCGCATCTACAGCCCCGACGGCTTTCCGATCTACGAAGCGTCCCGCACACATCCGGGCGCGTTCGTCGTTACTTGCCACAGCGGTGTGACGCTCGCCGCGGCTCACGTCCTGCGTCTCGCGCCGTGGATCGCGGGTGCGCCGATGCCCGACGAACTGCCGGCTTTCTCCGCGCGCCGCTTTGCCGCCTTCGCCGAATCGATTCCCGCTCACTGA
- a CDS encoding LysR substrate-binding domain-containing protein: MNLKHVEAFRAVMTAGSMTAAAKELFTSQPNVSRLISQLERETGLVLFQRTGARLIPTSEGTAFFREVERAYVGLQGLANAAAQIRNLGTGRLRIAAMPSAGLTLVPRAIARFQRLHPGVTVSLHMNTSGTVNHWTASQFCDLGVAVYVSEASNCDVELLSTAAAMCVMPAGHRLAKKSLIKPADLQGESFISLCHGDGTRAQMDEVFTRAGVERVMAIEAQYTAVCCEMVRCAMGVTLSHPLVARDFAGPEIAIRRFSPDVLFPIYLLYPPHRPRERLASAFVEVLREVHDEFMAQMKVPQRDGGRRRGEGG, translated from the coding sequence ATGAACTTGAAGCACGTCGAGGCATTTCGAGCGGTGATGACGGCGGGGTCGATGACGGCGGCGGCCAAGGAGTTGTTCACGTCGCAGCCGAACGTGAGCCGGCTCATTTCGCAACTCGAACGCGAGACCGGGCTCGTGCTGTTTCAGCGCACGGGGGCGCGGCTGATTCCGACGAGCGAAGGGACGGCGTTTTTCCGCGAAGTGGAGCGCGCCTATGTCGGCTTGCAGGGGCTGGCGAATGCGGCCGCGCAGATTCGCAACCTGGGCACGGGGCGGCTACGCATCGCCGCGATGCCTTCGGCCGGACTGACGTTGGTGCCGCGTGCGATCGCCCGCTTCCAGCGCCTGCATCCGGGGGTGACGGTATCGCTGCATATGAATACGTCGGGCACGGTCAATCACTGGACGGCGTCGCAGTTCTGCGACCTGGGCGTGGCCGTGTACGTGAGCGAGGCGTCGAACTGCGACGTCGAGTTGCTATCGACCGCGGCGGCGATGTGCGTGATGCCTGCCGGACATCGTCTTGCGAAGAAATCGCTGATCAAACCTGCGGATCTGCAGGGCGAGTCGTTTATTTCGCTATGTCACGGCGATGGCACGCGTGCGCAAATGGACGAAGTGTTCACGCGTGCGGGAGTGGAACGCGTGATGGCGATCGAGGCGCAATACACGGCGGTGTGCTGCGAGATGGTGCGTTGCGCAATGGGCGTGACGCTCTCGCATCCGCTCGTTGCGCGAGACTTCGCGGGGCCTGAGATCGCGATCCGGCGCTTCTCGCCCGATGTGTTGTTTCCCATCTATTTGCTGTATCCGCCGCACCGGCCGCGCGAGCGGCTCGCGTCGGCGTTCGTCGAGGTGCTGCGCGAGGTGCACGACGAGTTCATGGCGCAGATGAAGGTGCCGCAGCGGGATGGGGGGAGGCGACGCGGCGAGGGCGGGTAG
- a CDS encoding pyridoxamine 5'-phosphate oxidase family protein translates to MHPTYLRAEMRRTDLAWTDWPAIEKFLKDELICRAAVHDDPYPYIAALSFTFIGDAFLIHCSRFGKFAAAIQANPHLTIEVDRPVALLKAPKGQNTSLEYYSVIARCRAHIMHLTQDVIAHQNQALDKFRPEKDYTPIEDGAANQIIGMRCVIDEMTAKKRILADGQYSPPGQPLAPYLRYPFATGATLSGLPANAFDKNRFK, encoded by the coding sequence ATGCATCCAACCTACTTGCGCGCAGAGATGCGCCGGACCGACCTCGCATGGACCGATTGGCCCGCGATTGAAAAATTCCTGAAAGACGAATTGATCTGCCGAGCCGCTGTTCACGACGATCCGTATCCCTATATCGCGGCACTGAGCTTTACGTTCATCGGCGACGCGTTCCTGATTCACTGCTCTCGGTTCGGCAAATTCGCCGCGGCGATCCAGGCCAATCCGCATCTGACTATCGAAGTAGATCGACCGGTGGCGCTGCTCAAAGCGCCCAAAGGTCAAAACACGAGTCTCGAGTACTACAGCGTGATCGCTCGCTGCCGGGCGCACATCATGCATTTGACACAAGACGTGATTGCACACCAGAACCAGGCGCTCGACAAATTTCGGCCGGAGAAAGACTACACACCGATCGAGGACGGCGCGGCCAATCAGATCATCGGGATGCGATGCGTCATCGACGAGATGACGGCGAAGAAGCGCATTCTCGCTGACGGTCAATACTCTCCACCCGGTCAACCGCTGGCCCCTTACCTGCGCTACCCGTTCGCGACGGGCGCGACGCTGTCGGGCTTGCCCGCGAATGCCTTCGACAAGAACCGCTTCAAGTAA
- a CDS encoding ABC transporter permease — MATLDDTRAGAAPWLLSAPALLVFVTMLLVPLVLTFVLSFHVFRDMAGVQPGYTLRNYLQVVTDPYYGTIFLRTAGLAFAVTLLSIVLGVPETIVLARMRRPWQSICLLVVLGPLMISVVVRTLGWEILLGNNGVINDLLRALDITQEPIRFVFTMTGVIVALTHVLVPFMVMSVWATLQKLDPQVEWAGRSLGASPMRVFGRVVLPQIMPGVLSGSIIVFALSASAFATPALIGGRRLKVVATAAYDEFLGTLNWPLGASIVVLLLIANVAIVMGCSRLAERRFKHIFD; from the coding sequence ATGGCCACGCTTGACGATACGCGCGCCGGAGCGGCGCCGTGGCTGCTGTCGGCGCCCGCACTGCTGGTTTTCGTGACGATGCTGCTCGTGCCGCTCGTCCTGACGTTCGTGCTGTCGTTTCACGTCTTCCGCGACATGGCCGGCGTGCAACCGGGCTACACGCTGCGCAACTATCTGCAGGTCGTCACCGACCCTTACTACGGCACGATTTTTCTGCGCACGGCCGGCCTCGCATTCGCGGTGACGTTGCTGTCGATCGTACTCGGTGTACCGGAAACGATCGTGCTCGCACGCATGCGCCGGCCATGGCAATCGATCTGCCTGCTGGTCGTGCTCGGGCCGCTCATGATCTCCGTCGTCGTGCGCACGCTCGGCTGGGAAATTCTGCTTGGCAACAACGGCGTGATCAACGACCTGCTGCGCGCGCTCGACATCACGCAGGAGCCGATCCGCTTCGTGTTCACGATGACGGGCGTGATCGTCGCGCTCACACACGTACTCGTGCCGTTCATGGTGATGTCGGTTTGGGCGACGCTGCAAAAGCTCGATCCACAGGTGGAGTGGGCGGGACGCTCGCTGGGCGCCTCGCCGATGCGTGTGTTCGGTCGCGTCGTGCTGCCGCAAATCATGCCGGGCGTGCTCTCGGGCTCGATCATCGTGTTCGCGTTGTCGGCATCGGCATTCGCAACCCCCGCGCTGATCGGCGGCCGTCGTCTGAAAGTGGTGGCCACCGCCGCCTACGACGAATTTCTCGGCACGTTGAACTGGCCGCTCGGCGCGAGCATCGTCGTGCTGCTGCTCATCGCCAACGTCGCGATCGTGATGGGCTGCAGCCGCCTTGCCGAACGCCGCTTCAAACACATCTTCGACTGA
- a CDS encoding ABC transporter substrate-binding protein, whose amino-acid sequence MNEVPRRHARRCARRCARRCARRCAFSKLPQALLAALSLAGVCAVSAPVHAETTLYVANVGGSNEDLYRQKIDPPFEKSHNVKIVYVAGNSSDTLAKLQAQKGHEQINVAVMDDGPMYQAMQLGLCGKLDDAPVMKDLYPLAHLGPTAVGVGMVATGIGYNVQAFKKLGLPAPDSWNALADPRLKGKVGVPPITNTYGLHTLVMFARMNGGGEKNIDPGFAAIKKEVAPNVLSWAPTPGEMDGLMQSGDVVIAPYGSGRAVALQNTGFPLKFIYPKEGGVALQVGACVVAQNAQPALSQQFIQYLLSPEVQVMQAQDIGLGPVNKTVKLSPDVAARVPYGPDQIAKLTSVDWTTINQHRTAWTERWNRSVER is encoded by the coding sequence ATGAACGAAGTGCCGCGCCGTCATGCCCGCCGCTGTGCCCGCCGCTGTGCCCGCCGCTGTGCCCGCCGCTGTGCCTTTTCCAAGCTGCCGCAAGCACTGCTCGCGGCGCTGTCGCTGGCCGGAGTGTGCGCCGTCAGCGCACCGGTTCACGCGGAAACAACGCTATACGTGGCCAACGTGGGCGGCTCGAACGAGGATCTCTACCGACAAAAGATCGACCCGCCGTTCGAGAAGTCGCACAACGTCAAGATCGTCTACGTCGCGGGCAATTCGAGCGATACGCTCGCGAAACTGCAAGCGCAAAAGGGCCACGAACAGATCAACGTGGCGGTAATGGACGACGGTCCGATGTATCAAGCCATGCAGCTCGGCCTGTGCGGCAAGCTCGACGATGCGCCCGTCATGAAGGATCTCTATCCGCTTGCTCACCTCGGCCCCACCGCCGTCGGCGTCGGCATGGTCGCGACGGGCATCGGCTACAACGTGCAAGCCTTCAAGAAGCTTGGCCTACCCGCGCCCGATTCGTGGAATGCGCTGGCCGATCCGCGGCTCAAGGGCAAAGTGGGCGTGCCGCCGATCACCAACACGTATGGCCTGCATACGCTCGTCATGTTCGCGCGCATGAACGGCGGTGGCGAAAAGAACATCGATCCGGGCTTCGCCGCGATCAAGAAGGAAGTTGCCCCGAACGTGCTTTCGTGGGCGCCGACGCCGGGCGAGATGGACGGCCTGATGCAATCGGGCGACGTCGTCATCGCGCCGTACGGCAGCGGTCGCGCGGTCGCGCTGCAAAACACCGGCTTCCCGCTCAAGTTCATTTATCCGAAGGAAGGCGGCGTTGCGCTGCAAGTGGGCGCATGCGTCGTGGCGCAAAACGCGCAGCCCGCGCTCTCACAGCAGTTCATCCAGTATCTGCTGAGTCCCGAAGTGCAGGTCATGCAGGCGCAGGACATCGGGCTAGGCCCCGTGAACAAGACGGTCAAGCTCTCGCCCGACGTCGCCGCGCGCGTGCCGTACGGTCCCGATCAGATCGCGAAACTGACGTCGGTCGATTGGACGACCATCAATCAACATCGCACCGCATGGACCGAGCGCTGGAATCGATCGGTCGAGCGTTGA
- a CDS encoding ABC transporter ATP-binding protein, with translation MSFLTLQGISKRYGDFTAIEQIDLSVERGEFLSLLGPSGCGKTTTLQTIAGFVAPTSGRITLDGRDITNERPEKRGIGVVFQSYALFPHMTVAGNVGFGLEMRKIKRDARMQRIAEALELVHLSGLQARYPKELSGGQRQRVAIARAIAMEPELLLLDEPMSNLDAKLREEMHIELRAIQKRLGITTILVTHDQVEAMTMSDRIAVMHRGKVAQLSTPFDAYERPATPFTSTFLGRTNTIEGEVLRRNPRCAEVAVAGATLHVPHEGRDVAGAVNVYIRPEKVRLANGDARLHGRIATRVFVGNQWLLVVDTALGKLHVAQPNHGAPPPEEGHEVGLAWADDDLRVLSREQHHGHA, from the coding sequence ATGAGTTTCTTAACGCTGCAAGGCATTTCCAAACGGTACGGCGATTTCACCGCGATCGAGCAAATCGATCTGTCGGTCGAGCGCGGCGAATTCCTGTCGCTGCTCGGTCCGTCCGGTTGCGGCAAGACCACGACGCTGCAAACGATCGCGGGCTTCGTCGCGCCCACGAGCGGCCGCATCACGCTGGATGGCCGCGACATCACGAATGAACGCCCGGAAAAGCGCGGTATCGGCGTCGTGTTTCAAAGCTATGCGCTGTTCCCGCACATGACCGTGGCAGGCAATGTCGGCTTCGGCCTGGAGATGCGCAAGATCAAGCGCGATGCGCGGATGCAGCGCATCGCCGAAGCGCTCGAACTCGTGCACCTGAGCGGTCTGCAAGCGCGCTATCCGAAGGAGCTCTCGGGCGGCCAGCGGCAGCGCGTGGCGATCGCTCGCGCGATTGCGATGGAACCGGAACTGCTGCTGCTCGACGAACCGATGTCGAACCTCGATGCGAAGCTGCGCGAGGAAATGCACATCGAACTGCGCGCCATTCAAAAGCGGCTCGGCATTACGACGATTCTCGTCACGCATGATCAGGTCGAAGCAATGACGATGAGCGATCGCATCGCCGTGATGCATCGCGGCAAGGTCGCTCAACTGAGCACGCCTTTCGATGCGTACGAGCGTCCCGCCACGCCGTTCACGTCGACGTTCCTCGGCCGCACGAACACGATCGAAGGCGAGGTACTGCGGCGCAATCCGCGTTGCGCCGAAGTGGCGGTGGCCGGCGCAACCCTGCACGTCCCGCACGAAGGCCGCGATGTCGCGGGCGCTGTCAACGTCTACATCCGTCCGGAGAAGGTCCGGCTCGCCAATGGCGACGCTCGGCTGCACGGGCGCATCGCGACACGCGTGTTCGTCGGCAACCAGTGGCTGCTCGTCGTCGACACTGCGCTCGGCAAGCTGCATGTCGCACAACCGAATCACGGCGCGCCGCCGCCGGAAGAAGGCCACGAGGTCGGGCTTGCATGGGCCGATGACGATCTACGCGTGTTGAGCCGGGAGCAGCATCATGGCCACGCTTGA
- a CDS encoding ABC transporter permease translates to MKQNGILGLIYNVLFLTFILAPLVAVLLVAFTDKGYISMPFHGASLRWFRAILEDDDMVSAFWLSVRLAFTAATIGVVLAVPAALAIARYRFPGRGALMAFFLSPMMIPAVVLGIAFLRFLSLLNLNGSFAALVATHVVIVVPYALRLALSSAVGLDRDAERAALSCGASRFTAFRRVVLPMIRTGVAGGWLLSFIQSFDELTMTIFVATPGTTTLPVAMYNQIQQTIDPLVTSVSAVLIVGTIALMVLLDRLVGLDRILIGEVR, encoded by the coding sequence ATGAAGCAAAACGGGATCCTCGGGCTCATCTACAACGTGCTCTTTCTCACGTTCATCCTCGCGCCGCTCGTGGCCGTGCTGCTCGTCGCGTTCACCGACAAGGGCTACATCTCGATGCCGTTCCACGGCGCGTCGCTGCGCTGGTTCCGCGCGATTCTCGAGGACGACGACATGGTGTCGGCATTCTGGCTCTCGGTGCGGCTCGCCTTCACGGCGGCCACGATCGGGGTCGTGCTCGCCGTGCCGGCCGCGCTCGCCATCGCCCGCTATCGCTTTCCGGGTCGCGGCGCGCTGATGGCGTTCTTTCTCTCGCCGATGATGATTCCCGCCGTCGTGCTCGGCATCGCGTTCCTGCGCTTTTTGTCGCTGCTGAATTTGAACGGTTCGTTTGCCGCGCTCGTGGCGACGCACGTCGTGATCGTCGTGCCGTATGCGTTGCGTCTTGCGTTGTCGTCGGCCGTCGGGCTCGATCGTGACGCCGAGCGCGCCGCGCTCTCGTGCGGCGCCAGTCGCTTCACCGCATTTCGACGCGTCGTACTGCCGATGATCCGCACCGGCGTGGCGGGCGGTTGGCTGCTCTCGTTCATTCAGAGCTTCGACGAACTGACGATGACGATCTTCGTCGCGACACCGGGTACGACGACATTACCTGTCGCCATGTACAACCAGATCCAGCAAACCATCGACCCGCTCGTCACTTCGGTGTCGGCGGTGCTGATCGTCGGCACGATCGCGCTGATGGTGCTGCTCGATCGCTTGGTGGGACTGGATCGCATCCTGATCGGAGAAGTTCGATGA
- a CDS encoding FAD/NAD(P)-dependent oxidoreductase — protein MAADLASEAVDVVDVVVVGAGPAGMSAATRAARAGLSVVLLDEQDAVGGQIYRAIGRADVRRKEILGPDYAAGSAIADAFSHSGARHVANASVWQVTRERAVHYLKDGKVRSLEGKRVILASGALERPFPIPGWTLPGVLTAGAAQILLKSAGEVPTAPPILAGCGPLLYLLGWQYVRAGVPIRALVDTTRHEDRWRAKRHLLSALRAWPFLRKGLHLIRTLRQAGVPMYEGADNLRVEGKANSEGTQRAAALAFTTPAGEHRIDADVILLHQGVVPNTQFTHALRATHRWDDAQLCFTPEVDAWGELDVPGVFVVGDGAGIGGAQAAAEQGTLAALAVASQLGAIDADTREREAALHRATLARVMRIRPFLDSLYRPRDANRIPADDTIVCRCEEVTAGELRGFVALGCVGPNQAKSFGRCGMGPCQGRMCGLTVTEVIADARKVSPAEVGYYRIRPPIKPLTLGELAGE, from the coding sequence ATGGCCGCTGATCTTGCTTCGGAAGCCGTCGATGTCGTAGATGTCGTCGTCGTGGGTGCGGGCCCCGCGGGCATGAGCGCGGCAACGCGCGCGGCCCGCGCGGGTCTGTCCGTGGTGCTGCTCGACGAGCAGGACGCCGTGGGAGGACAAATCTATCGGGCGATCGGCCGCGCCGACGTGCGCCGCAAGGAGATTCTCGGCCCCGACTATGCAGCGGGTTCCGCCATTGCCGACGCCTTCTCGCACTCCGGTGCAAGGCACGTCGCGAACGCATCGGTATGGCAGGTGACGCGCGAGCGTGCGGTGCATTACCTGAAGGACGGGAAGGTCCGCAGCCTCGAGGGCAAGCGCGTCATCCTCGCAAGCGGCGCCCTCGAGCGGCCGTTTCCGATTCCGGGCTGGACACTGCCCGGCGTGCTGACCGCGGGCGCGGCGCAAATTCTTTTGAAGAGTGCCGGTGAAGTGCCTACGGCCCCACCCATCCTCGCGGGCTGCGGCCCCCTCTTGTATCTGCTCGGATGGCAGTACGTGCGTGCCGGCGTGCCGATCCGCGCACTCGTCGACACGACTCGACACGAGGACCGCTGGCGCGCGAAGCGCCATCTGCTCTCCGCACTGCGCGCGTGGCCGTTTCTCCGCAAGGGGCTGCATCTGATCCGCACGTTGCGGCAAGCAGGCGTGCCCATGTATGAAGGCGCCGACAATCTGCGTGTCGAAGGCAAAGCAAACAGCGAGGGTACGCAACGTGCCGCCGCACTCGCCTTCACGACCCCAGCCGGCGAGCACCGTATCGACGCGGACGTGATCCTGCTGCATCAAGGTGTCGTGCCCAATACGCAGTTCACGCATGCGCTGCGTGCGACGCATCGATGGGACGACGCGCAGCTCTGCTTCACGCCCGAAGTGGATGCATGGGGCGAGCTCGACGTGCCGGGCGTTTTCGTCGTCGGCGACGGCGCGGGAATCGGCGGCGCACAAGCGGCCGCGGAGCAAGGCACGCTTGCCGCGCTCGCGGTCGCATCGCAACTCGGTGCGATCGATGCGGACACGCGTGAACGCGAAGCGGCTTTGCATCGCGCGACACTCGCGCGCGTGATGCGCATCCGCCCGTTTCTCGACAGCCTGTATCGTCCGCGCGATGCGAACCGCATTCCCGCCGACGACACGATCGTTTGCCGCTGCGAGGAAGTGACGGCGGGCGAACTACGCGGATTCGTCGCGCTCGGTTGCGTCGGGCCGAATCAGGCGAAGTCGTTCGGACGCTGCGGCATGGGTCCGTGCCAAGGGCGCATGTGCGGCCTGACCGTCACGGAAGTGATCGCGGACGCACGCAAGGTATCGCCGGCCGAAGTCGGCTATTACCGCATTCGTCCGCCCATCAAACCGCTCACGCTCGGAGAGCTTGCCGGTGAATGA